One segment of Neoarius graeffei isolate fNeoGra1 chromosome 20, fNeoGra1.pri, whole genome shotgun sequence DNA contains the following:
- the LOC132869070 gene encoding uncharacterized protein LOC132869070, whose product MIVLASEPAPEAEGAASAPPPTPKPVPEAEGAASAPPPTPEPVPEADGADSVPLPTPGPVPEADGAASAPLPTPKPVPEADRAVSAPPPTPEPVPEAKGAASAPPPTPEPVPEADGAASAPLPTPGPVPEADGAASTPLPTPKPVPEADGAASTPLPTPEPVPEADRVASTPLPTPEPVPEAEGAASVPLPTPEPVPEAEGAASAPLPTPGPVPEAHGAASAPLPTPKPVPEADMVASAPLLATARY is encoded by the exons ATGATTGTGCTG GCTTCAGAGCCTGCACCAGAGGCCGAAGGGGCAGCCTCCGCGCCACCGCCCACTCCAAAGCCTGTTCCAGAGGCCGAGGGGGCGGCCTCTGCACCACCGCCCACTCCAGAGCCTGTTCCAGAGGCCGACGGGGCGGACTCCGTGCCACTGCCCACTCCAGGACCTGTTCCAGAGGCCGACGGGGCAGCCTCCGCGCCACTGCCCACTCCAAAGCCTGttccagaggctgacagggcagTCTCCGCACCACCACCCACTCCAGAGCCTGTTCCAGAGGCCAAGGGGGCAGCCTCCGCGCCACCGCCCACTCCAGAGCCTGTTCCAGAGGCCGACGGGGCGGCCTCCGCGCCACTGCCCACTCCAGGACCTGTTCCAGAGGCCGATGGGGCAGCCTCCACGCCACTGCCCACTCCAAAGCCTGTTCCAGAGGCCGATGGGGCAGCCTCCACGCCACTGCCCACTCCAGAGCCTGTTCCAGAGGCCGACAGGGTGGCCTCCACACCACTGCCCACTCCAGAGCCTGTTCCAGAGGCCGAGGGGGCGGCCTCCGTGCCACTGCCCACTCCAGAGCCTGTTCCAGAGGCCGAGGGGGCGGCCTCCGCACCACTGCCCACTCCAGGACCTGTTCCAGAGGCTCACGGGGCAGCCTCCGCACCACTGCCCACTCCAAAGCCTGTTCCAGAGGCTGACATGGTGGCCTCTGCTCCACTGCTCGCTACTGctaggtactga
- the zgc:55558 gene encoding GTPase KRas, whose protein sequence is MTEYKLVVVGAGGVGKSALTIQLIQNHFVDEYDPTIEDSYRKQVVIDGETCLLDILDTAGQEEYSAMRDQYMRTGEGFLCVFAINNIKSFEDVHLYREQINRVKDSENVPMVLVGNKSDLSSRTVETRQAQELARGYGIPFVETSAKTRQGVEEAFYSLVREIRRYKETNRSNKKSKKHPQRRCILL, encoded by the exons ATGACTGAGTACAAGTTGGTGGTAGTAGGAGCAGGAGGTGTTGGAAAAAGTGCCCTCACTATCCAGCTCATTCAGAACCACTTTGTGGATGAATATGACCCCACCATTGAG GACTCGTACAGGAAGCAGGTGGTAATCGATGGCGAGACGTGTCTCCTGGACATCTTGGACACTGCAGGTCAGGAGGAGTACAGTGCTATGAGGGATCAATACATGAGGACTGGCGAGGGCTTCCTCTGCGTGTTTGCCATCAATAATATAAAGTCTTTCGAGGACGTACATCTCTACAG AGAGCAGATAAACCGGGTGAAGGACAGTGAAAATGTTCCGATGGTGTTGGTCGGGAATAAAAGTGACCTGAGCTCTCGCACAGTGGAAACACGTCAAGCACAAGAGCTGGCTCGGGGATATGGCATCCCGTTTGTCGAGACGTCTGCCAAAACACGACAG GGTGTGGAGGAGGCGTTCTACTCTCTGGTTCGGGAGATCAGGAGATACAAGGAGACGAACCGCAGCAACAAGAAGAGCAAGAAACACCCACAGAGACGTTGCATTCTTTTATAG